Genomic window (Bradyrhizobium sp. 186):
GCTTTGCCGCGGTTTTCCACGAGGTCGTATTCAACCACCTGGTTTTCGTTGAGGGTGGAGAGTCCGGCACGCTCGACGGCAGAGATGTGGACGAACACGTCCTTGTCGCTGCCGTTCGGCTTGATGAACCCATAGCCCTTGGTCGGGTTGAACCATTTGACGGTGCCCTTTTGCGGCATCCTCAGTCTCCTCCGCTAGATACAAAAAAGACGCGGCCGCTTTTCGCGTGCCACGCCACAAACGGGCTTCCGGAAGTCTGTTCGAGTCTTGAGTCTCAATGTCGCGAAACGCACAGCCGAGCGCCAATTCCGATTGTGTCCGATATTGCAACATGAAAATCGCGCGTTAGCAAGCGGTGCGCGAATTTCAAGACCGGGCCGGGCGAACGGGATTGCAAATTGCGACCTGTGGCCGCGGAACCACAATCAGGGCAATAGCCTCGGCCGTGGCGTGCCAACCGGTTGACCCTCCGTGGCTGTTCAGCACAAATCGCCGCACGCGCCGCAGCTTATGTTGCATTCCTGCGCCCCCACCATTCGTTTCGGGATTTGTCGTCATGCGCTGCACCTCGCAGCTCTCCGGGACACGGCAGACGATCGGGCTGGACCGTGTCCGCCAGATCGCCATGGCGTTTGCGCTCGTCGTGATGATGTCAGGGGCGACGCCCGGCTTCGCGCAAAGTCCGACGCCGACCCCGACCCCGACGCCGTTGCCGTCACCGACCCCGGTTCCGATGCCGACCTCGACCAATTATGACCAGTCGGCCGGCAACAGCACGCTCAATCTCGGTTCGGGATTTTTGGAGCGGCTCGGTAACCAGGCATCGGGCGGCTTCAATCGGGCGTTCCGGACCAATCCCGGCGGTGGCGGCGCTTCCGAGAGCACGGAGGATCCGCGCTACCGCACCTGGGTCGAGGGCTACGGCGTTTCGGTCCGGACCGATGCGCAGGGCGATTTCGTCGGCGACAAGCGCAAGACCTTTGGCGGCGTCGCCGGCTTCGGCGCGCGCGTTGCGCCCGGCGTCAATATCGGCTTCTCCGTCGACCAGAGCCACACCGACATCGACGTGCCGCTCGCGCTCCAGTCTGCAGCGCTCGACCTGACCCAGCTCGGCTTCAACGGCTCCGTCGACAAGGGGCCGTGGACCTGGGCATTCGCGGTGGTGCACGGTTTCGGCAAGGTCCATTCCAGCCGGGACACCGGCTTTGGCCTCGCGACCGCGGGCTATCGCGCCGCGGTCGACGGCGCGCTGACCGAGATCAGCTATTACTGGACCAAGGATCAGATGCGCATCGTGCCCAAGGGCGCGCTCGAATATGTCCGCGCCACCAGCGCGGCATTCCAGGAGGCCGGCGGGTTCGATCCGCTCAACGTCGGCTCGACGGCGCTCTCGCGCGCGCGTGTCATGATCGGGGCCGAGATCGGGCGCTACTTTATCTTCGACCGGAAGATTCTGGATCTGTTGGCCTACGGTAAGTTCGTCGATAATTTTTATCAGAACCTGGGCTCAATCCAGGTGAGTCTGGGGACCGAGAGCATCGTCGTCCCCGGCATCGGCGAGAGCCGTTACGGCATGGATGCCGGCGCCTCGGCCTCGCTCAGCCTGACCAGCACCGCGCGGCTCTACGTCAATTACGACGGCAAGTTCCGCAACGAGATCAGGTCGCACCAGGGCACGGTCGGCTTCGAACACAGGTGGTGAGGCGCCCTCACATCGGCGTCGCCGCAACATAGCCGGTCAGACCAAAGCCCTCGCGCGCGGCCGTCATCATCGGCACCAGCGCATTCGGGTGGATGAATTCGTCGCGGAAGCAGGGGTAGGTCTTGGGATCGAAGATCTTCTTCAGCCAGTCGACCACGATTTTGTGGCGCTCGGAGGCGCGGAATTCCTTGTGATAGGTGAGCCAGAGATCGGCGTGGTGGCTGACGCCGAGATCGACGGCGACGAGCGAGGCGCCGAGGGCAATTGAAACGGTCGGCAGGAAACCGATGCCGGCGCCGCGCTCCACTGCGTAGAGCGCGCCGACCGAGGAGTTGGTCTTAATCCCCACGATGCCCTCAAGCGACGTCAGTCCGAGGATGCGCGCATAAGCAGTGTCGTCGACCTGCGGCGCGGTCTGCTTGACGATCCTGTGGTTCTTCAATTCGGCCAGCGTCGCCGGCACGCCATAGAGGCTTTCGTATTCCTTCGAGACGAAGGGATAGATGTGCAGCCGGCCGAGCTTGGCGACGATGAGATCGGGATTGGTCGGCGGCTCGAGCTGGATCGCGATGTCGGATTCCAGCCGCGCGACGTCGGCCTGCTCCATGGCGCAGCGCAGATCGACCGCGATCTTGCGGTAGGTCTTCTGGAAATCGATCAGTCGCGGCAGGATCCAGAAATTGCCGGGGCCTTCCGTTACCGCGACGCGCACGGTGCCGGCGGTATCGTTCGAGGAGCGCGAGGCGCGCCGGAAAACGTTGAAGGCGTGACGCTCCATATGCGCGACGTCCGCGATCATCGCGGTGCCTTCATCGCTGAGCGTGAGCCCGCTCTGGTCGCGCAGGAACAGCTTGCAGCCGATGCTCTCTTCGAGTCGGTCGACCCGGCGCATCAGGGTCGTGCTGGTGAGCCCGAGCTCCTCGGCGGCGTTGCGGAAACTTTTATATTTTGCGCAAGCTAAAAACAGTTTCAAATCGTCCCAGGATGCCTCCAGGGCTTCTTCACGGTGATGCATCATCGCAGCACCCCGGTGCAATAGTTGCTGCATACTCCTGATCCCCAACCGCTAAGCTCGGCGTCTAAGCGGGGCACGAAAGCCTCAAACGATAGAGGGGCGGCATGGGTATGGAAAGAGGCTCGTTTGCCGCAAGGCATGATTTCGACGCGCTGCCGCTGAGCCCGGACATCGATGTCCGTTGCGCGAAATTGTCCGAAATTGCCGCGCTTTCCGACATGGCGCGCCGGCTGGTGCCGGGCGTGCGGCTCGCCACGGCGGAGCTTGCAAGATACTTCACTTTCGATCCCCAGAGCATCCTGACCTTCAGCCGGAAGGGCGATCTGCTCGGCGGCATGGCGTTCCTGTTCCTGAGCGATCGCGGACACGATGCGCTGCTGCTCGACGAGATCTGCCTGACCGCGCCCGAGACGCGCTATCTCGCTTCCGCGAGGGAGGAGGTCGCCGCGGTCTACATCTGGGCGATTGCGGCGTCGGGGCGCGGCATCGCCGGCCTCGGCAAGGCCGCGGCGCATCTGCGCCAGCAGCGGTTTCGCGGCGCCGATTGCTATGCGCAGCCTTCGACCGTGGCCGGACGCGACATCATGAGGGCGACCGGCTTCGAGCCCGTCCCGAGCTTCCAACCCGACCTCTGGTGTTACGAGCGGCCCTGGAACCGGCGGCCGATGCGCATGCCCGGCTCGATCGTCCAAGCAAGGAGTTTTGCAGATGCACGGCACTAGGATTCCTCTCGCCAAGCCGGACTCACGCGCCATCACCATCAGGATTGCGCGCGACCCCGGCGATCTCATGCTCGTCACCGCCATCCGCTCCGCGGTCTATCTCGCAGAGCAGGATTGTCCGTTCGAGGAGGAGTTCGACGGCAACGATCTGGTCGCCGCGCATTTCATCGGCTTTGTCGGCAACGAGCCTGCGGGCTGCCTGCGGGTGCGCTTCTTCGGCGAATTCGCCAAGGTCGAGCGGCTCGCGGTGCGCCATCAATATCGGCGCTCGCGCGTCTCGTTCAAGCTGGTGCAGGCGAGCGTCGACTATGTGAAGCGCAAGGGGTTCCGGAAGATCTACGGCCAAGCCCAGGACCGGCTGGTCGACTTCTGGGCTCATTTCGGCGCCAAGCCGCTCGGCCACAACCGCAAGATCACCTTCTCCGATTTCTCCTATACGGAGATGGTGCTGGAGATCGAGCCGGGGCCGGACGCGATCACGCTGGACAGCGATCCCTATGTGATCATCCGCCCCGAGGGCGATTGGGACCGGCCAGGCGTGCTCGATGCCTCGGCGGGGCGGACCGTGACGTCGCCGTTGCGGGACGCCGCGCTCGCCGGCCGTTGAAACTGGTGCAGCCACGCGCAAGACAATGCTGGTTTCCGCTCACGACGATCCGCCGATCCTGGTCTGCGCGGATCTCCAGGTCGAATACCTCACCCAGGGGCGTCGCCATGTCATCCTCGACGGCGACGCCGCCACCTCGCGCTGCCTGGAACTGTTGACGCTGTGGCGCGGCAATCTCTGGCCGGTGATGCATCTGAAGCGCATCGCGCAGGCGGCGTGGTTCAATCCGGCATCCAGGCTGACCGATTGGATTCCCGAGGCGAAGCCACGGCCGGGAGAGATGACGTTCGAGCACCCGTTGCCCTCGGCCTACAGCTCGTCGCGGTTCGTGGACTACATGTCCAATATCCGGAGCGCGCGCTGCGTGCTGACAGGCTTTTCCCTGGACGAGACCATCCTGGCCACTGTGGTCGAGGGGTTTCACCGCAGTCATCGCTACCAGGTGGTCGGCGATGCCGTGGCCTGCCGGCAACCGGGCTCGGGCGATGCCGCCGCCTACAAGCAGGCGGTGGTGAATGTCATCGGCAATTTTGCTACAATCCATTCCAGCGCCGAACTGATCAAGACCAGCGGCGTCGTCGCGGTGTAGGCGGACGCGATCGGCGGATGGATGGGGTGGGACATTGTCACGTGGAGAAGAACTGAAGGAGCTGGCGGTCGACCTGTCGCGCGCCATCGAGACGGCGCGCCGTGCCGGCCTGCCCACGACCGTCTATCTGCTCGCGATGGCGCTGGTCGAGGTGAGGGAAGCCGCTGAGGCCGCGGACGGCGGAGATGACGACGGCGCGGCCTGAGTCGGGTCTGGCGCCGCTTTGTGCAACGCTGCTGGGCGTTTGCTGCCGACGAATTGGCGTTGCAAGTTGTCTACTCTCGCAATAGCCAAGTGATGACGCCGGCTACGTGACGACTTTAAGGATCCTCGCAAATGTCCATGCTGCCCAATTCGCAAGAGGCCCGGGATGTGGCCTACCAGCTCCATCCCTACACCAACGCGCGCACCCATCAGCAGGCTGGTCCGCTGGTGATCGAGCGCGGCGAGGGGCCTTACGTCTTCGACGCGGCGGGCAAGCGCTATTTCGAGGCGATGGCGGGGCTGTGGAGCGTCGGGCTCGGCTTCAACGAGAAGCGGCTGGTCGAGGCAGCGCACCGGCAGATGCAGGCCTTGCCGTTCTACCACACGTTCTCCGCGAAATCGCACGGTCCCTCGATCGACCTCGCCGAGAAGCTCGTGGCGCTGGCGCCGGTGCCGATGAGCAAGGTGTTCTTCACCAATTCCGGCTCGGAGGCGAACGACACCGTCCTGAAGCTGATCGCCTATCGCTCCAATGCGCTGGGCCAGCCGCAGCGCAAGAAGGTGATCAGCCGCATGCGCGCCTACCACGGCGTCACGATCGCGTCCGCAAGCCTCACCGGCCTGCCGAACAATCACCGTTCGTTCGACTTGCCGCTGCCGAACATCCTGCACACGGGCTCGCCGCATTTCTACAAGGACGGCGCGCCCGGCGAGAGCGAGGAAGCGTTCGCGACGCGGCGGGCCGAGGAGCTCGACGCGCTGATTCAGAAGGAAGGGCCGGACACGATCGCGGCCTTCTTCGGCGAGCCGGTGATGGGCGCGGGCGGCGTCATCGTGCCGCCGGCGACCTATTGGGACAAGATCCAGAAGGTTTTGAACAAGTACGACATCCTGCTGGTCGCCGACGAGGTGATCTGCGGCTTCGGCCGCACCGGCAAGATGTTCGGCTGCGAGACCTACGGCATCAAGCCTGATGCGATCGTGGTCTCCAAGCAGATCACCTCGAGCTATTTCCCGCTGTCGGCGATCATCCTGAACGACCGCATGTTCGATCCGATCGCGGACGAGAGCAACAAGATCGGCGTGCTCGGCCACGGCTTTACCGCGGGCGGCCATCCCGTCGGCTCAGCCATTGCACTGGAGAATTTGAAGATCATCGAGGAGCGCGGTCTGGTCGCACACGCTGCCGAGCTTGGTGGCTATATGCAAGGCAGGCTGCGCGAGCTCAGCAGCCATCCACTGGTGGGCGAGGTCCGTGGCGTCGGCATGATCGCAGCGCTCGAGCTCGTGCTCGACAAGCAGCGCAAGACTGCAGCAGCGACGCCCGGCGCTGTCGGCGGCATGGCCAGCCGCATGCTCCAGGAACGCGGCGTGATCTCGCGTAACATGCTGGATGCCATCGCCATCTGCCCGCCGCTGATCGTCACCAAGGGCCAGATCGACGAACTGGTCGCCGCGATCACCGGCGTGCTGGATGACATGAAGCCGGAAGTGGCGAAGTTGACGCCGGCTTAGGGCGAACGCGTCATCACATCCTCGGTGTCGTCCTGGCGAAAGCCAGGACGGCATGGGAGGCGCCTAAGCCCGCTGGACCCCGATCACGCGACCCTTCTCGATCGCCAGAGCCATCTCGCCGCGCTTGAGTTTCAGGGCGGAGTCGCCGAACAGCTCGCGGCGCCAGCCGCGCAGGGCCGGCACGTCGGCGTCGTCGTCAGCCGCGATCTCCTCGAGATCGTCGACGGTCGCGATCACCTTGCTGGCGACCGCATGGCGCTCGGCCGTCATCCGCAGCAACACCTTCAGCAGCTCGACGATGGCCGCGCCGTTGGAGTTGTTGCGCGGCTTCTCCAGCTTCGGCAGCATGGACAAGTCGCGTGCCAGCCCGCGCTCGACCGCTGCGACGATGTCCGCGCCCCATTTGGACTTCTCAAAACCCTTCGGCACCGAGCGCAGATGGGCGAGCTTCTCGACACTGTTCGGCGCGTGGGTTGCGATGTCGCTGATGGCTTCGTCGCGCAGCACGCGGCCGCGCGGCACATCGCGGCTCTGGGCCTCCTGCTCGCGCCAGGCCGCGACCTCCATCAGCACCGCCAGGTCCTTCGGCTTGCGCACCCGCGTCTTCAGCCGTTCCCAGGCGCGTTCGGGATGGAAGTCGTAGGTCTTGGGCGAGGTCAGGACCTCCATCTCGATCGAGACCCATTCGCTGCGGCTGCGCTTCTTGAGGTCGGCGTCGAGTGCCGCGAACACGTCGCGCAGATGCGTGACGTCGGATACCGCGTAGTGCATCTGCTCCTTGGTCAGCGGCCGGCGCGACCAGTCGGTGAAGCGGTGGGTCTTGTCCGGTCGGTGGCCGGTGACCTTCTCGACCAGCTGGTCGTAGGCGATGCTGTCGCCATAGCCGAGCACCATCGCGGCGACCTGGGTGTCGAACACCGGATGCGGGATGATGTTGGCCTGGTGCCAGATGATCTCGATGTCCTGGCGGGCGGCGTGGAACACCTTCAACACGCTCTCGTTGGCCATCAGCTCGAAGAACGGCTTGAGGTCGATGCCCTCGGCCAGGGTGTCGATGACGATGGCCTCCTCGGCGCTCGCCATCTGCACCACGCATAATAGCGGGTAGTAGGTGGTTTCGCGCAGGAACTCGGTATCGACGGTAATGACGGGGTGCTTGGCCAGTCGGCTGCAGGCAGCCGCAAGGTCAGCGATGGTGGTAATCAAATCCATGAACGGCCCTTGACACGTATATCAGCCGTTCTGCCGAAAGTGCTGTGATGTCAAGGGCTCGTAGCGAATTCAAGCTTTGCATTTGGGCCGAAATCGCCTTTTTCCGCGAAAATCCTATTCGTAACGGACCCGCTGCGAGGGTTTTCGGGCGCAGGGCAGCGCCACCACGACCACGCACATGGCGACAAGCGCCAATCCCAGGAACTCGAACACCAACAGATCCACGGCAAAATCCCCCCAGACACATTGCGAAACTTGTCTGGGGTCCGTTGAGGGTCTGTTAATTCTCGTGGTTACCGGCGAGCGGGGCGGATTGGATGGTGGACGGTTCGTTAATGCACGGCGCCGCCGCGCGATGGAAGTAGCCGTGGATGCTATCTGGCCGGTTGAAACAATCCCCATTCGGCTTGCGCTGATCTCGCCTTCAACACCATCAACGTCACGGCCACCAGAGACGCGTCCGCGACCGGTAACGCCAGCCAGATGCCTATTTCGCCGACCGCAAGCGGCAGCAGGAAGATGAGCGGCACGGCAAACAGGTAGGTGCGCGAGAGCGACAGCAGCGCCGAACGCCTGACGTCTCCGATGCTTTGGAAATAGTTCGCGATCATCATCATCGGACCGAAGCTGAAATAGCCGGCGACGAAGGTTGGCGTGATCTCGGCCACCTGCTCGATCACGACCGTATCCGACACAAACAGTCCCCCCAATTGGTGCCGGAACAGGATCAGACCAATCTCGGCGAGACCTGCGTAGGCCAGGCTCCAGACCAGGGCCAGTTTCATCGTGGAATTGGAACGCGACCACAGGCCCGCACCATAATTGTTGCTGACCATTGCCTGGAGGGCGAGGCTCATGCCGAGCAGCGGGAAGTAAGCAAATGTCATCATGCGGCTGAGAACGCCGTAGGCCGCAATCGAGGCATCGGTGTGCGCGCCGCCAAACAGACGTAGAGATACGATTGTCGCGGCTGCACCGGCCGCGATGCCGATGAAGCTGAGACTGCGGGGCGCGCCGAGCGCCATGACGTCGCTCCATGCGGTGCGCCAGTGCGCGGCATCCCGAAATGCGAGCGTCAGCCGTGCCTTGCCGCTGGCCCGGTAGAGCGCGATCACGGCCAGCGCGAGTGCTTGCGCCAGCACTGTCCCCCACGCGGATCCGGCGACGCCAAGCCTGAAGTCGACGATCAGGACGTAGTTGAAGGCGATGTTGGCCAAGGTCACCAGCACGCCAGCAATCGTCATTGCGCCGACGCGTCCCTCGATACGCAGGGAATCGGAATTGATGGACAGCAGGAACAGGAGCGGGGACGCGTAGACTGCGATGCTCAGGAAGTCATAGCCCATCCGTGCAAGTTCAGGCGAGCCGCTGGCCAGATGCAATGTGAGGGGCCAGCCCACCAAGGCGAACAGCCCCATTGCGATCACGCTGATGCAGAGCGAAAGACCATGCGCCCCGGCGAGCAGGCTCCGCGCGTCGCCCGGTGTGTTCGCGCCCAGCAGGCGTCCCATGAGACTGGCCATCCCGCTCGAGACCATCGTCGCGAGCGCAACCAAGAGCATCGAGATCGGAAACACCATGGTGACGGCGGTGAGAGCCTCAGGGCCGACAAAGGCCCCGAGAAACATCGCATCGACCAATGTCTGCAGCCCGCTGACGCTGCTCACCAGGATGATCGGCAGCGCGGTGCGCATGAACGTGGAAGGGATGGGATCGCGCGTGTACGCGTTGTGGCTGTGGGTCATTGGCTCTCTCAGACGATGATCGACCGCTACGCCGCAACGCCGGCGCAAGGTCTGAACGACGCAGATGCGTCCTGAGAGATAAATTAGACCCGGGTAATATACGTTTGTCAATATTACCCGGGTAATAATTTGGCGCGGGAGAGGTTTCGGACCTCAAGGCAGCTTCAGCGAGGTCTCCGCGTTGTACGGCTTGAGCAGCTCGTCGGCGGCCTTCTGGGCGGCGGCGAGCGCCTCCTTCGGCTGCTTCTTGCCGTTGAGGACCAGCATCACCTCGTCCTCCAGCGTCTTGCGCACGGGAACGGTCTTGTAGGTGGCGAACCAGGGCTTTGCGACGTCGAGCTGCTCGACGGCGGTCGTGGCGTCCGGGTTCTTGTTGAGGAAGTCGACCATATCAGG
Coding sequences:
- the rnd gene encoding ribonuclease D — protein: MDLITTIADLAAACSRLAKHPVITVDTEFLRETTYYPLLCVVQMASAEEAIVIDTLAEGIDLKPFFELMANESVLKVFHAARQDIEIIWHQANIIPHPVFDTQVAAMVLGYGDSIAYDQLVEKVTGHRPDKTHRFTDWSRRPLTKEQMHYAVSDVTHLRDVFAALDADLKKRSRSEWVSIEMEVLTSPKTYDFHPERAWERLKTRVRKPKDLAVLMEVAAWREQEAQSRDVPRGRVLRDEAISDIATHAPNSVEKLAHLRSVPKGFEKSKWGADIVAAVERGLARDLSMLPKLEKPRNNSNGAAIVELLKVLLRMTAERHAVASKVIATVDDLEEIAADDDADVPALRGWRRELFGDSALKLKRGEMALAIEKGRVIGVQRA
- a CDS encoding MATE family efflux transporter, which codes for MTHSHNAYTRDPIPSTFMRTALPIILVSSVSGLQTLVDAMFLGAFVGPEALTAVTMVFPISMLLVALATMVSSGMASLMGRLLGANTPGDARSLLAGAHGLSLCISVIAMGLFALVGWPLTLHLASGSPELARMGYDFLSIAVYASPLLFLLSINSDSLRIEGRVGAMTIAGVLVTLANIAFNYVLIVDFRLGVAGSAWGTVLAQALALAVIALYRASGKARLTLAFRDAAHWRTAWSDVMALGAPRSLSFIGIAAGAAATIVSLRLFGGAHTDASIAAYGVLSRMMTFAYFPLLGMSLALQAMVSNNYGAGLWSRSNSTMKLALVWSLAYAGLAEIGLILFRHQLGGLFVSDTVVIEQVAEITPTFVAGYFSFGPMMMIANYFQSIGDVRRSALLSLSRTYLFAVPLIFLLPLAVGEIGIWLALPVADASLVAVTLMVLKARSAQAEWGLFQPAR
- a CDS encoding LysR family transcriptional regulator, yielding MQQLLHRGAAMMHHREEALEASWDDLKLFLACAKYKSFRNAAEELGLTSTTLMRRVDRLEESIGCKLFLRDQSGLTLSDEGTAMIADVAHMERHAFNVFRRASRSSNDTAGTVRVAVTEGPGNFWILPRLIDFQKTYRKIAVDLRCAMEQADVARLESDIAIQLEPPTNPDLIVAKLGRLHIYPFVSKEYESLYGVPATLAELKNHRIVKQTAPQVDDTAYARILGLTSLEGIVGIKTNSSVGALYAVERGAGIGFLPTVSIALGASLVAVDLGVSHHADLWLTYHKEFRASERHKIVVDWLKKIFDPKTYPCFRDEFIHPNALVPMMTAAREGFGLTGYVAATPM
- a CDS encoding aspartate aminotransferase family protein; this encodes MSMLPNSQEARDVAYQLHPYTNARTHQQAGPLVIERGEGPYVFDAAGKRYFEAMAGLWSVGLGFNEKRLVEAAHRQMQALPFYHTFSAKSHGPSIDLAEKLVALAPVPMSKVFFTNSGSEANDTVLKLIAYRSNALGQPQRKKVISRMRAYHGVTIASASLTGLPNNHRSFDLPLPNILHTGSPHFYKDGAPGESEEAFATRRAEELDALIQKEGPDTIAAFFGEPVMGAGGVIVPPATYWDKIQKVLNKYDILLVADEVICGFGRTGKMFGCETYGIKPDAIVVSKQITSSYFPLSAIILNDRMFDPIADESNKIGVLGHGFTAGGHPVGSAIALENLKIIEERGLVAHAAELGGYMQGRLRELSSHPLVGEVRGVGMIAALELVLDKQRKTAAATPGAVGGMASRMLQERGVISRNMLDAIAICPPLIVTKGQIDELVAAITGVLDDMKPEVAKLTPA
- a CDS encoding autotransporter outer membrane beta-barrel domain-containing protein, which codes for MRCTSQLSGTRQTIGLDRVRQIAMAFALVVMMSGATPGFAQSPTPTPTPTPLPSPTPVPMPTSTNYDQSAGNSTLNLGSGFLERLGNQASGGFNRAFRTNPGGGGASESTEDPRYRTWVEGYGVSVRTDAQGDFVGDKRKTFGGVAGFGARVAPGVNIGFSVDQSHTDIDVPLALQSAALDLTQLGFNGSVDKGPWTWAFAVVHGFGKVHSSRDTGFGLATAGYRAAVDGALTEISYYWTKDQMRIVPKGALEYVRATSAAFQEAGGFDPLNVGSTALSRARVMIGAEIGRYFIFDRKILDLLAYGKFVDNFYQNLGSIQVSLGTESIVVPGIGESRYGMDAGASASLSLTSTARLYVNYDGKFRNEIRSHQGTVGFEHRW
- a CDS encoding GNAT family N-acetyltransferase, whose amino-acid sequence is MHGTRIPLAKPDSRAITIRIARDPGDLMLVTAIRSAVYLAEQDCPFEEEFDGNDLVAAHFIGFVGNEPAGCLRVRFFGEFAKVERLAVRHQYRRSRVSFKLVQASVDYVKRKGFRKIYGQAQDRLVDFWAHFGAKPLGHNRKITFSDFSYTEMVLEIEPGPDAITLDSDPYVIIRPEGDWDRPGVLDASAGRTVTSPLRDAALAGR
- a CDS encoding cold-shock protein encodes the protein MPQKGTVKWFNPTKGYGFIKPNGSDKDVFVHISAVERAGLSTLNENQVVEYDLVENRGKASAENLKVS
- a CDS encoding isochorismatase family protein; this encodes MLVSAHDDPPILVCADLQVEYLTQGRRHVILDGDAATSRCLELLTLWRGNLWPVMHLKRIAQAAWFNPASRLTDWIPEAKPRPGEMTFEHPLPSAYSSSRFVDYMSNIRSARCVLTGFSLDETILATVVEGFHRSHRYQVVGDAVACRQPGSGDAAAYKQAVVNVIGNFATIHSSAELIKTSGVVAV